A single genomic interval of Mucilaginibacter boryungensis harbors:
- a CDS encoding alpha-amylase family glycosyl hydrolase has protein sequence MSTSIPDHKLVIYQLLPRVFGNTNTTNKFYGSVEENGVGKFNDITDKALQEIRLLGITHVWYTGVIEHATMTDYAAFGIPNDDPDVIKGRAGSPYAIKDYYDVDPDLAVDVKNRMAEFEALIKRTQDNGLNVLIDFVPNHVARCYGSDVKPDGVFDFGEKDDVTKAFYPQNDFYYIPGQSFVVPPGYNPGGDEFKHPLKDGHYEESPARATGNDVFSASPSINDWFETVKLNYGVDYLNGWKTYFEPIPSVWNKMYDILYFWASKGIDGFRCDMVEHVPMEFWGWVISRLKEKFPGLVFIGEAYDVREYNNYIFNGKFDYLYDKSGLYDAVYKLTRNEGTVWDINKVWNYDTRGVDEHMLRFMENHDELRIASAGFAGDPWLAVPGMIVTTSLSVGPVMIYSGQEVGEAADGSEGFSSNDGRTTIFDYWGVPSLQKWVNNGKYDGGELDGGQQALRFFYHKLLLAARENEAIRIGDFYELMLANQHDSGFDDKVYAYLRYTGKQKILIVVNFNRNQRQLNVKLPMDLRERLGISGPVNFTDILSDVKFSTNDIANGLDMNLPATSGVMLSF, from the coding sequence ATGTCTACGTCCATCCCCGATCATAAATTAGTTATATATCAACTACTGCCACGCGTGTTTGGTAATACCAATACCACCAATAAATTCTACGGCTCTGTTGAAGAGAATGGTGTTGGTAAGTTTAACGATATTACCGATAAGGCCTTGCAGGAGATCCGCTTGCTGGGCATAACCCATGTTTGGTACACCGGCGTAATAGAACACGCCACCATGACTGATTATGCTGCTTTTGGTATTCCTAACGATGATCCGGATGTGATAAAGGGCCGAGCAGGTTCGCCTTATGCTATAAAAGATTATTACGATGTTGACCCCGATTTAGCTGTTGATGTTAAAAACCGCATGGCCGAGTTTGAAGCTTTGATAAAACGCACACAGGATAATGGCTTAAATGTATTGATCGACTTTGTGCCCAACCACGTGGCACGGTGTTACGGCTCGGATGTAAAGCCTGATGGCGTATTCGATTTTGGTGAAAAAGATGATGTGACCAAAGCTTTCTATCCGCAGAACGATTTTTATTATATCCCCGGCCAATCTTTTGTTGTGCCGCCAGGCTACAATCCTGGCGGGGATGAATTTAAACACCCACTGAAAGACGGGCACTATGAAGAAAGTCCCGCCCGCGCTACCGGTAACGATGTTTTTAGCGCTTCGCCGTCTATTAACGATTGGTTTGAGACCGTAAAACTAAACTACGGGGTTGATTATCTGAACGGTTGGAAAACATACTTTGAACCTATTCCTTCCGTATGGAATAAAATGTATGATATTTTGTATTTCTGGGCATCTAAAGGCATTGACGGGTTCCGTTGTGATATGGTGGAACATGTGCCCATGGAGTTTTGGGGATGGGTAATAAGTAGGCTGAAAGAAAAGTTTCCGGGCTTGGTATTTATTGGTGAGGCTTACGATGTAAGGGAATACAATAATTATATTTTTAATGGGAAGTTTGATTACCTCTACGATAAATCTGGTTTGTACGATGCTGTGTATAAACTAACCAGGAACGAGGGCACCGTTTGGGATATTAATAAAGTATGGAATTATGATACCCGGGGCGTAGACGAGCATATGCTGCGCTTTATGGAAAATCATGATGAATTACGCATTGCTTCTGCCGGCTTTGCAGGTGATCCCTGGCTGGCTGTACCGGGAATGATCGTAACAACAAGTTTGTCCGTTGGTCCTGTAATGATCTATTCTGGCCAGGAGGTTGGTGAAGCAGCCGATGGTAGCGAGGGCTTTAGTAGTAACGATGGCCGTACCACTATATTTGATTATTGGGGCGTACCCTCGCTGCAAAAATGGGTAAACAACGGCAAATATGATGGCGGCGAATTGGACGGCGGTCAGCAGGCGCTGCGGTTCTTCTACCATAAATTGTTACTGGCCGCACGCGAGAATGAGGCTATTCGTATTGGTGATTTTTATGAACTGATGCTGGCTAACCAGCACGATAGCGGCTTTGATGATAAAGTTTATGCCTACCTGCGCTATACCGGTAAGCAAAAAATATTAATTGTAGTAAACTTTAACCGCAATCAGCGCCAGTTGAACGTAAAACTTCCTATGGATCTGCGTGAGCGCTTGGGTATCAGCGGGCCGGTTAATTTTACCGATATACTAAGTGATGTTAAATTCAGCACAAATGATATCGCCAACGGGCTTGATATGAACCTCCCAGCTACCAGTGGAGTGATGCTGAGTTTTTAA
- a CDS encoding glycoside hydrolase family 65 protein, producing the protein MKDYIKIDEWKIIEEGFDPHVHKISESIFSLGNGRMGQRANFEEAYSGETLQGNYVAGVYYPDKTRVGWWKNGYPEYFAKVLNAANWVGIDIQLDGEQLDLAKCEVTIFRRELNMKEGYLKRNFTAKTASGKQVEVEAIRFCSMADDETGAIKYSVKSITFNGEITITPSIDGDVKNQDSNYDEKFWDEVSKEARQDGGCVQMRTKKTGFEVATGMKFQIVGGEVSSEPIIKEKYIASVVKTQMKAGQTVTIYKYAANLSSQNHPTEQLSTLTYAMLDKVAAKGFDTMLAEQVAAWAKKWEHNDIIIDGDVSAQQAIRFNIFQLNQTYTGEDDRLNIGPKGFTGEKYGGSTYWDTEAYCVPFYLSTAEQRVTRNLLLYRYKQLGKAIENAKLLGFDNGAALYPMVTMDGTECHNEWEITFEEIHRNGAIAFAIFNYVRYTGDEAYLADYGLEVLLAIARFWSQRVTWSDDKQQYVMLGVTGPNEYENNVNNNWYTSTLAVWCMQYALEVADKVKATDKTKYDALVAKISFDADKEGAGFKDIIAKMYYPYDEKQQIFLQQDGYLDKEQILVKDLSASQRPINQKWSWDRILRSCYIKQADVLQGIYFFEDRYDIDTIRRNFDYYEPRTVHESSLSPCVHAILAAKLGDEKRAYEFYLRTSRLDLDDYNNDTEDGCHITSMAGTWMSVVEGFGGMRVRDGKLSFNPFLPEKWNSFSFNVGFRGTTIKVTVSKEGVRVKNLSGGDISIMVYQKEYNIFAGQDQLLKP; encoded by the coding sequence ATGAAAGACTACATTAAAATTGACGAGTGGAAGATCATTGAAGAAGGCTTTGATCCGCATGTACATAAAATATCTGAGAGCATTTTTAGCCTGGGCAACGGTCGTATGGGTCAGCGGGCCAACTTTGAGGAAGCCTATAGTGGCGAAACCCTGCAGGGCAACTATGTAGCCGGTGTTTACTATCCGGACAAAACCCGCGTAGGCTGGTGGAAGAACGGCTACCCTGAATATTTTGCCAAGGTGCTGAATGCCGCTAATTGGGTTGGAATTGATATTCAGTTAGATGGCGAGCAACTGGACTTGGCTAAATGCGAAGTAACCATCTTTCGCCGCGAGCTGAACATGAAAGAAGGCTATCTGAAACGCAATTTTACCGCCAAAACGGCCTCGGGTAAACAGGTAGAAGTAGAAGCCATTCGTTTTTGCAGTATGGCCGATGATGAAACCGGCGCTATTAAATACAGTGTAAAATCAATTACTTTCAATGGCGAAATCACCATTACACCATCAATAGATGGCGATGTTAAAAATCAGGATTCCAATTACGATGAAAAGTTTTGGGATGAGGTAAGCAAAGAGGCGCGGCAAGATGGCGGCTGCGTGCAGATGCGTACTAAAAAAACCGGGTTTGAGGTAGCTACGGGTATGAAATTTCAAATAGTAGGTGGTGAAGTAAGCAGTGAACCCATTATCAAAGAAAAATATATTGCTTCGGTTGTAAAGACCCAGATGAAAGCCGGGCAAACCGTAACCATTTATAAATACGCGGCTAACTTATCGTCTCAAAATCACCCCACAGAACAGCTATCCACTTTAACTTACGCCATGCTGGATAAAGTTGCAGCCAAAGGTTTCGACACCATGCTGGCCGAACAAGTCGCGGCCTGGGCTAAAAAGTGGGAGCACAACGATATTATTATCGATGGCGATGTTTCAGCGCAACAGGCCATACGCTTTAATATATTCCAGCTCAACCAAACCTATACAGGAGAGGATGATCGACTGAACATCGGCCCCAAAGGGTTTACCGGCGAAAAATACGGCGGTTCAACTTATTGGGATACCGAAGCCTATTGTGTGCCGTTCTACCTCTCAACTGCCGAACAGCGTGTTACCCGTAACCTGTTGTTGTATCGCTATAAGCAATTGGGTAAGGCTATTGAGAACGCTAAACTTTTGGGCTTTGATAATGGCGCGGCTTTATACCCCATGGTTACCATGGATGGTACCGAATGTCATAACGAATGGGAAATTACATTCGAGGAAATCCACCGCAACGGGGCTATCGCTTTTGCTATTTTTAATTATGTACGTTATACAGGCGACGAAGCTTACCTGGCCGACTACGGACTGGAAGTATTGCTGGCTATCGCGCGTTTTTGGTCGCAGCGGGTTACCTGGTCTGACGATAAGCAGCAATATGTAATGCTGGGTGTAACCGGGCCGAACGAATACGAGAACAACGTAAATAACAACTGGTACACCAGCACCTTAGCCGTTTGGTGTATGCAATATGCGCTGGAAGTTGCCGATAAAGTTAAAGCAACCGATAAAACCAAATATGATGCGTTGGTTGCAAAGATTAGTTTTGATGCAGATAAAGAAGGCGCCGGGTTTAAGGATATTATCGCAAAGATGTATTATCCGTACGATGAAAAGCAACAGATATTTTTACAACAGGACGGTTACCTCGATAAAGAACAAATCCTTGTAAAAGATTTGTCAGCCAGTCAGCGCCCCATCAATCAAAAATGGAGCTGGGACAGGATATTGCGCTCATGCTATATTAAGCAGGCCGACGTGTTACAAGGCATCTACTTTTTTGAAGACAGGTATGACATAGATACCATCCGCCGCAATTTTGATTATTACGAGCCGCGTACGGTGCACGAATCGTCATTATCGCCTTGCGTGCACGCCATTTTAGCTGCCAAACTGGGCGATGAAAAACGTGCTTATGAATTTTACCTGCGCACATCGCGCCTTGATTTGGACGATTACAACAACGATACGGAAGACGGCTGTCACATCACCTCAATGGCCGGCACGTGGATGTCGGTTGTGGAGGGCTTTGGTGGCATGCGTGTACGCGATGGCAAATTGTCGTTCAACCCGTTCCTACCTGAGAAATGGAATTCGTTCTCATTCAATGTTGGGTTTAGGGGAACCACCATTAAAGTTACCGTAAGTAAAGAAGGAGTGAGGGTGAAGAATTTGTCGGGCGGAGATATAAGTATTATGGTTTATCAAAAAGAATATAACATATTTGCCGGTCAGGATCAACTCCTTAAACCATAA
- the pgmB gene encoding beta-phosphoglucomutase, translated as MNDIKACIFDLDGVIVDTAVYHYKAWKQLANSLGFDFTEHDNEQLKGVSRTRSLEIILALGGVTKTEAEKEQLAAQKNKWYVEMISHMRPDEILPGAKQFVQACRDAGIKTALGSASKNSMMILDKIGMTSLFDAIVDGNKVSAAKPDPEVFLKGAEELGVQPADCVVFEDAIAGVQAAKAGGMKAVGIGSPDVLKQADMVLSGLSEMNLDLLNKL; from the coding sequence ATGAACGATATAAAAGCCTGCATATTTGACCTGGACGGTGTTATAGTTGACACTGCCGTATACCACTATAAAGCCTGGAAGCAACTGGCTAACAGCCTTGGGTTTGATTTTACCGAACACGATAACGAACAGCTAAAAGGCGTGAGCCGGACGCGATCGCTGGAGATTATTTTGGCGTTGGGCGGTGTAACTAAAACCGAAGCCGAGAAAGAACAACTGGCCGCGCAAAAGAACAAATGGTATGTGGAAATGATAAGCCATATGCGCCCCGATGAAATTTTGCCAGGCGCTAAACAATTTGTGCAAGCCTGCCGCGATGCCGGGATAAAAACAGCTTTAGGTTCGGCCAGTAAAAACTCGATGATGATACTGGATAAAATTGGCATGACCAGTTTGTTCGACGCTATTGTTGACGGCAATAAAGTAAGCGCCGCCAAACCCGACCCGGAAGTATTCCTGAAAGGCGCTGAGGAATTAGGCGTGCAACCCGCCGACTGCGTGGTGTTTGAAGATGCCATTGCCGGCGTGCAAGCCGCTAAAGCCGGTGGCATGAAAGCCGTAGGCATAGGTTCGCCCGATGTTTTGAAACAGGCTGATATGGTTTTAAGCGGGCTGAGTGAGATGAATTTGGATTTGCTAAACAAGCTTTAA
- a CDS encoding penicillin acylase family protein — MKVAKALISVFFTIVLILAVEIKWGDIPSIAVFLNPATGFWQNADSKHIIKEKTLKLKGLKGKVTIRYDENMVPHIFAENEHDLYYAQGYVTASDRLWQMDIQTRSASGRLSEIVGAKALDIDRYHRRMGMVYGAENSLNEMMKDPRVSVMVNAYTEGINTYIHQLWKRDYPIEFKLLDYEPEDWKPINCALLLKLMSETLAGSTDAPAMTAVLKKFGPTATNDLFPDYPMREDPIIPAGTKWNFKALPLPKPSADFLASMLEPVKHREKVEGLGSNNWAIAGSKTASGYPILANDPHLNLTFPSIWYQIQLTAPGINTMGVSIPGTPCVIIGYNNHIAWGETNVATDVLDFYNIKFKDSSHSEYWYNNKWNKTTKRVETINVLHKSPVVDTVIYTHHGPVVYENAGVRPKSRADIPVSAAARWIAHDKSQDILAFYLLNRAKNYDDYREALSYYTAPAQNFIFASADKDIAITVNGKFPLKYKDQGKYILDGSDPANDWQGWIPTDQNPTAKNPERGYLSSANQSSTDQTYPYYLNWSFAPYERAKRINDRLAAMKNATIDSMRVLQTDTYSIRSQDVLPALLSYIDPTKLDETQQQVLEIVKKWNKRFDANEQGATIVNTWWLKFYGMVWNNKFGKDEELMKPSHDRTIKLLLKEPQSKWFDNPKTPIIETCADIVNRSFSAAIDELTKKYGKPGPAWAWGRVKSTHINHLANLDGFGAGKFVAGGAGSVVNALHDGHGPSWRMVVQMGPKVQGYGIFPGGESGNPGSLYYDDMLKTWQAGQLKPLLFLQSVNEQSPRIKSTITLISK; from the coding sequence ATGAAGGTCGCAAAGGCTTTAATCTCGGTGTTTTTCACCATTGTACTGATATTGGCAGTTGAAATAAAATGGGGCGATATCCCATCTATAGCCGTATTTCTGAACCCCGCTACCGGCTTCTGGCAAAATGCCGACAGCAAGCATATCATCAAGGAAAAAACTTTAAAACTGAAAGGCCTGAAGGGCAAAGTAACCATCCGGTATGATGAGAACATGGTACCCCATATTTTTGCCGAAAACGAGCACGACCTTTACTATGCCCAGGGCTACGTCACCGCCAGCGACCGCCTATGGCAAATGGATATTCAAACCCGAAGTGCATCGGGCAGATTGTCGGAAATTGTTGGGGCAAAAGCACTGGATATCGACCGTTACCATCGCCGTATGGGCATGGTGTACGGAGCCGAAAATTCGCTGAATGAAATGATGAAAGATCCACGGGTGAGCGTGATGGTAAACGCCTATACCGAAGGCATTAACACCTACATACACCAGCTTTGGAAGCGCGATTACCCAATTGAATTTAAACTACTGGATTACGAACCTGAAGACTGGAAGCCTATTAACTGCGCATTGCTGTTAAAGCTAATGTCGGAAACGTTGGCCGGTAGTACCGATGCCCCTGCCATGACGGCTGTACTGAAAAAATTTGGCCCGACAGCTACTAACGATCTGTTTCCCGATTATCCCATGCGCGAAGACCCGATTATTCCTGCAGGTACTAAATGGAATTTTAAGGCTTTGCCCCTGCCTAAACCATCGGCTGATTTTTTAGCTTCAATGCTGGAACCTGTTAAACATAGGGAAAAAGTAGAAGGCCTTGGCAGTAATAACTGGGCAATTGCTGGCAGCAAAACCGCCAGTGGCTACCCTATCCTGGCTAACGACCCACACCTGAACCTTACTTTCCCGTCTATCTGGTATCAAATACAATTAACGGCACCAGGCATTAATACCATGGGCGTTTCCATCCCGGGGACACCGTGTGTAATTATTGGCTACAATAACCACATTGCCTGGGGCGAAACCAATGTGGCTACCGATGTACTTGATTTTTACAATATTAAGTTTAAGGATAGCAGTCATAGCGAATACTGGTACAATAACAAATGGAACAAAACCACCAAACGTGTAGAAACCATTAACGTATTACACAAATCGCCGGTAGTTGATACAGTAATTTATACGCACCATGGACCGGTAGTTTATGAGAATGCGGGCGTTAGGCCAAAATCGCGGGCGGATATCCCGGTGAGCGCGGCTGCCCGCTGGATAGCGCATGATAAATCACAGGATATATTGGCCTTTTACCTGCTCAACCGTGCTAAGAACTATGACGATTACCGGGAAGCTTTAAGTTATTATACGGCCCCGGCACAAAATTTTATTTTCGCTTCTGCGGATAAGGATATTGCTATTACCGTAAACGGAAAGTTCCCATTGAAATATAAAGACCAGGGCAAATACATTTTAGATGGCAGCGACCCGGCTAATGACTGGCAGGGTTGGATCCCCACTGACCAAAATCCTACCGCTAAGAATCCTGAACGCGGGTATTTAAGTTCGGCCAATCAATCATCGACCGACCAAACCTATCCTTATTATCTGAACTGGAGCTTTGCACCTTACGAGCGCGCCAAACGCATTAATGACCGGCTGGCTGCCATGAAGAACGCCACTATAGATAGTATGCGCGTTTTGCAAACCGATACTTACAGCATACGTTCACAGGATGTTTTGCCGGCATTACTAAGCTATATTGACCCTACTAAACTGGACGAAACACAGCAACAAGTTTTGGAAATAGTAAAAAAATGGAATAAACGTTTTGATGCCAACGAGCAGGGCGCAACCATTGTTAATACCTGGTGGCTGAAGTTTTACGGCATGGTGTGGAATAATAAGTTTGGCAAGGATGAGGAACTGATGAAGCCATCACACGATAGGACGATAAAGTTGCTACTGAAAGAGCCGCAATCTAAATGGTTCGATAATCCTAAAACCCCAATTATAGAAACCTGTGCGGATATTGTAAACCGATCGTTCAGCGCTGCTATTGATGAGCTGACAAAAAAATATGGCAAACCGGGTCCAGCATGGGCATGGGGGCGTGTAAAGTCAACTCACATCAATCACCTGGCTAATCTTGATGGATTTGGCGCGGGTAAGTTTGTGGCAGGTGGTGCCGGTTCGGTAGTAAATGCCCTGCACGATGGGCACGGCCCGTCATGGCGCATGGTGGTGCAAATGGGGCCCAAAGTGCAAGGCTACGGTATATTCCCCGGTGGCGAATCGGGCAATCCTGGCAGTTTATATTATGATGATATGCTTAAAACCTGGCAGGCCGGTCAGTTGAAGCCATTGCTTTTCCTGCAATCTGTCAATGAACAGTCACCACGTATCAAATCAACAATCACCTTAATTAGTAAATAA
- a CDS encoding ABC transporter ATP-binding protein — protein MEPLITIKDIGRKYVIGAEVIHALKSVSLTINKGEFVALMGPSGSGKSTLMNILGCLDTPTKGSYILNGIDVSHMSDNQLAEVRNSEIGFVFQTFNLLPRNTALDNVALPLIYSGTSKADRQNRAENALKNVGLGNRMDHKPNELSGGQRQRVAVARALINNPSIILADEPTGNLDTKTSIEIMGLMEDIHAKGNTIILVTHEEDIAQHAHRIVRMRDGLIENDYQNPDIHTVKRDAATL, from the coding sequence ATGGAGCCATTAATTACCATTAAAGATATCGGGCGTAAATATGTGATCGGGGCGGAAGTAATTCACGCGCTGAAATCTGTTTCATTAACTATCAATAAAGGTGAATTTGTGGCGCTGATGGGTCCATCGGGCTCAGGTAAATCAACCCTAATGAATATTTTGGGGTGCCTGGACACACCAACTAAGGGTTCGTACATACTAAATGGTATCGACGTTAGCCACATGAGTGACAACCAATTGGCCGAAGTGCGTAATTCAGAGATTGGCTTCGTTTTCCAAACCTTTAACCTGCTTCCGCGCAATACCGCTTTAGATAATGTGGCATTGCCATTAATATATTCAGGGACCAGCAAGGCCGACAGGCAAAACCGTGCTGAAAATGCTTTAAAGAATGTGGGTTTGGGTAACCGTATGGATCACAAACCTAACGAACTTTCGGGTGGTCAGCGCCAGCGTGTGGCTGTGGCACGTGCTTTAATAAACAACCCATCTATTATCCTGGCCGATGAGCCTACAGGTAACTTAGATACCAAAACATCCATTGAAATTATGGGCCTGATGGAGGATATCCACGCTAAAGGCAACACCATCATCCTGGTAACGCACGAAGAAGATATTGCCCAGCACGCCCATCGCATCGTCCGCATGCGCGATGGTTTAATAGAGAACGACTATCAAAATCCTGATATACATACCGTGAAAAGGGATGCAGCTACGCTGTAG
- the gatC gene encoding Asp-tRNA(Asn)/Glu-tRNA(Gln) amidotransferase subunit GatC, which yields MKIDQDTVDKIAHLARLELSADEKTETIQDMNRILDFMDKLNEVDTSAVEPLVYMNADVNVQREDIVKQEITHEEALLNAPEKDDSFFHVAKVIG from the coding sequence ATGAAGATAGATCAGGATACCGTTGATAAAATAGCCCATTTGGCGAGGCTGGAACTATCGGCCGATGAGAAAACCGAAACTATACAGGATATGAACCGTATCCTTGATTTTATGGACAAGTTGAACGAAGTGGATACATCGGCCGTGGAGCCTTTGGTGTATATGAATGCCGACGTAAACGTGCAACGTGAGGACATAGTGAAACAGGAGATAACCCACGAAGAAGCCCTGTTAAACGCCCCTGAGAAGGATGATAGCTTCTTCCATGTAGCAAAGGTGATAGGTTAA
- a CDS encoding lysophospholipid acyltransferase family protein — protein sequence MSKALRKLHHILLVASLGLFFFLFWPPLKYFSLKPSRYYGMIWLRKWWAFLSSAVVGIFYRFQFEAPIDWNRTYLICPNHASNLDISAMSILLGHTNCCFMGKEDLLEGMFTGIYFRTVDLPVNRDSKISSFKAFKKAGERLEHGTNMILFPEGGIADTYPPTINEFKSGAFRLAIELKIPIIPVTSLNTWKVLWDDGAKYGSRPGICDVYVHKPIETAHLTMDDAEALKDQVYGLIKEKFESA from the coding sequence ATGTCGAAAGCGCTGCGTAAACTGCACCATATATTGTTGGTAGCGAGCCTGGGTTTGTTTTTCTTCCTGTTTTGGCCGCCATTAAAATACTTTTCGCTGAAGCCCAGCCGCTATTATGGTATGATATGGCTGCGCAAATGGTGGGCGTTTTTAAGTTCGGCAGTGGTCGGAATATTTTATCGTTTTCAATTTGAAGCGCCTATTGATTGGAACCGTACTTACCTCATATGCCCTAATCATGCTTCAAACCTGGATATTTCAGCCATGAGCATATTATTGGGCCACACCAATTGCTGCTTTATGGGGAAAGAGGATTTATTGGAAGGTATGTTTACTGGTATTTATTTCCGTACGGTCGACTTACCGGTTAATCGCGATAGTAAAATATCATCATTCAAAGCTTTTAAAAAAGCAGGGGAACGCCTGGAGCACGGTACAAACATGATCCTTTTCCCGGAAGGTGGCATAGCCGATACTTATCCACCCACAATTAATGAATTTAAAAGCGGCGCATTTAGATTGGCCATTGAGTTGAAAATTCCGATCATTCCTGTAACTTCGCTGAATACCTGGAAGGTTCTTTGGGACGATGGCGCCAAATATGGCAGTCGACCGGGGATATGTGATGTGTATGTGCATAAGCCTATTGAAACGGCGCATTTAACCATGGATGATGCCGAAGCGCTGAAAGACCAGGTATATGGTTTGATAAAAGAAAAATTTGAGTCTGCATGA
- the trpS gene encoding tryptophan--tRNA ligase, with product METVVSGIRSTGNLHLGNYYGAIQNFVKMQHEYNCYFFIADLHSLTTHPTPANLHGNVKHVLVEYLAAGIDPEKATIYIQSDVPEIAELYLYMNMNAYMGELERSTSFKDKVRANPDNVNAGLLTYPVLMAADILIHKATKVPVGKDQEQHLEMARTFGNRFNRLYNNEYFPEPYAFTFGESLVKIPGLDGKGKMGKSEGEGNAVYLSDTPEAIRKKVMRAVTDSGPTTENQEKPVEIQNLFDLMKVVSTPDTLAHFDNLYNTMQIRYGDLKKQLAEDMIIATAPIREKINDIAADAPYLRQVARHGAIKARESAARTIKEVREIIGFRSF from the coding sequence ATGGAAACTGTTGTTAGTGGTATCCGGTCGACCGGAAATTTACATTTAGGCAATTACTACGGGGCTATTCAAAACTTCGTAAAAATGCAGCATGAATACAATTGCTATTTTTTTATAGCCGACCTGCATTCGTTAACTACGCACCCTACCCCTGCCAACCTACACGGTAACGTGAAACATGTTTTGGTGGAGTACCTGGCTGCGGGTATCGACCCCGAAAAAGCCACTATTTATATACAGAGCGATGTTCCTGAAATTGCCGAACTATACCTGTATATGAACATGAACGCCTACATGGGCGAATTGGAACGCAGCACATCATTTAAAGATAAAGTACGCGCCAACCCAGATAATGTAAACGCCGGCTTATTAACCTACCCAGTTTTGATGGCGGCAGATATACTAATACACAAGGCTACAAAAGTACCTGTGGGTAAAGACCAGGAACAACACCTGGAAATGGCCCGCACCTTTGGTAACCGTTTTAACCGCTTATACAATAACGAATACTTCCCCGAACCTTATGCCTTTACCTTCGGCGAAAGCCTGGTAAAGATACCTGGATTAGATGGCAAGGGAAAAATGGGAAAATCGGAAGGTGAAGGCAATGCTGTTTACTTATCCGATACCCCTGAAGCTATCCGCAAAAAAGTAATGCGCGCCGTTACCGATAGCGGCCCGACTACCGAAAACCAGGAAAAACCGGTAGAAATACAAAACTTGTTCGATTTGATGAAAGTGGTATCAACCCCCGATACGCTGGCGCATTTTGATAACCTGTACAATACCATGCAAATACGCTACGGCGATTTGAAAAAACAACTGGCCGAGGATATGATCATAGCTACTGCGCCTATACGCGAAAAGATAAACGACATAGCCGCCGACGCCCCTTACCTGCGCCAGGTAGCCCGTCATGGTGCTATTAAGGCCCGCGAGAGTGCAGCGCGTACCATTAAGGAAGTGCGTGAAATTATAGGCTTCAGGAGTTTTTGA
- a CDS encoding deoxynucleoside kinase has protein sequence MHIAIVGNIGAGKTTLTELLAKNYGWEPLYEAVDNNPYLEDFYSDMKRWSFNLQIYFLNSRFQQIVDIQKNNRNILQDRTIYEDAFIFAENLHDMGLMTSRDYDNYRAIFDNITSFIKPPDLLIYLKASVPTLVNNIQRRGREYEIGIRIDYLSKLNEKYDKWIKGYDLGKLLILDKDNLDFANNTEDLGSIIQLIEREINGLF, from the coding sequence ATGCATATTGCTATTGTAGGAAACATAGGCGCAGGGAAAACGACACTTACCGAACTGCTGGCTAAAAATTACGGTTGGGAACCTTTATATGAAGCTGTTGATAACAACCCTTACTTAGAGGATTTTTACAGCGATATGAAACGCTGGAGCTTTAACCTGCAGATATATTTCCTGAATAGCCGTTTTCAGCAGATAGTTGACATACAGAAGAACAACCGCAATATATTGCAGGACCGTACCATTTACGAGGACGCTTTTATTTTTGCTGAAAACCTGCACGATATGGGCCTGATGACCAGCCGGGATTACGATAATTACCGTGCCATATTCGATAACATCACCTCGTTCATTAAACCGCCCGATCTGCTGATCTATCTTAAAGCATCGGTACCTACGCTGGTGAACAATATACAGCGCCGCGGCCGCGAGTATGAGATTGGTATCCGTATAGATTATCTTTCAAAACTGAACGAGAAATACGATAAGTGGATAAAGGGCTATGACCTGGGTAAACTATTAATACTTGATAAAGACAACCTTGATTTTGCCAATAACACGGAGGATCTGGGAAGCATTATTCAGTTGATTGAACGGGAGATAAACGGGCTTTTCTAA